From Zea mays cultivar B73 chromosome 3, Zm-B73-REFERENCE-NAM-5.0, whole genome shotgun sequence:
acttctcactttcttgattttaagctcaaactcattttgaactcttctcatgaatttcttcaaggtctcttgggttttacctttgtcactcaaaaagaaaacccaggtgaaacgagaaaaatcatcaacaataactaacccatacttactaccaccaatactgatgtaagccatgggtccgaagaggtccatgtggagaagctccaatggccattttgttgtgaccacattctttaattgatgtgggactccatgttgctttcctgcttggcatgcgccacaaaccctatctttctcaaacacaacatttgttagtccaataatgtgactatccttttgaagtttggccaagtttctcatgccaacatgagctagccggcgatgccaaagccaacctttatcggattttgccactaaacaagtctcaggcgtcactctacttgttgtgaaatcaacaagatagggtttgcccttcaagcgacctgtaaaggcaacagaggaatcctcccttctaaggatcttcacatccacatcagaaaatagacaattataacccattccacaaagttgtgaaacagacatcaaattatagcttaaagaatctactagTAAAACATttaaaagtgattgttggtcagagataggaattttaccaatatcaaccaccttactcttgccactatctccaaacacaatttcttgtgtttcttgagttagttgcaaggaatgaaacatttctttctccccggtcatatgatttgtacatccactgtcaagcacccagcttgacccaccaaaggagtagacctgcaaaacagatttaggctatgcttttaggtacccaaattgaattgggtcctacagtgttagttatagccttgggtacccacacactccttttcatgacttttcttttagtgtaggcacccacatatttaacaaccaatttccctaaatcccaagtcaacatataatcacaaagataagagtgagaaatgggagcattaaattttTCTCCACTTGTTGATCccgcttccttcatcttactctttgtggaactcaagtttacctttacttgagttgacttgtcatttgaggagtgaatcctccccaaggcatcatatagggtggttccctctatgaacttgggggatctccaccccttatgcactatgctagggttttccttaactgagttgaacccaagccacctttttccattgttgggctttagggacttgtacttgggttcaactttctttaacccatcattgctagagcatctcttcaatatttctttgaccttcacttgtgggcttttcttccttgcatggttagttaaacaacaagaagcatggtatttggcacaatgtttgcaaaaggtattatttgaggagctagacttaTATTCAATcaactaggtatatgcccgtgcgttgcaacggagacatataatacataagtccccgttgcaacgcatgggtaccgttgcaacgcacgggtatataCCTAGTGAAGATTTATGTGTGGATGATGCTGACCTGACATTCGAGAATTATGAAGAGCTATTCTGTACCTCTCGCATTTGAATAGAGAAACTCTTTGATGACGCTGGAATTGACAGTTACTTTGAAATGAAGGAAACACCGCCTTTTGATTTCAATGAGGTATGTACTATTCTTCTATACTCTTTGTGATTCTAAATTAGTGACATTTTAGATATCAACATAGTCTAGAAGGTGTCAATTCGGCTAGGGACATCGCCTTTTGATTTCAATGAAGGATCGGCTTCGTGGGGATGCCGCCGGTGGGCTGCGTGCCGTCGCAGCGCACGCTCGGGGGCGGCCTCGCCACCAGGGCCTGCGAGCCCAAGCGAAACGAGGCGGCGCTGCTGTACAACGCCAGGGCCCAGGAGATGATCGCCGCCTTCAACAACAACAACTCCGACGTGCTGGTCGTCTTCCTCGACATCTACCGCATCCTGGACGACCTCATGGAGCGCGGGGAGGAGTACGGCTTCTCCGAGACCACCAGGGGATGCTGCGGCACCGGCACCATCGAGGTCACGGGCCTCTGTGACTCCCGCTTCGTCTCCGTCTGCGATGATGTCTCGCAACACGTCTTCTTCGACAGCTACCACCCAACAGAGAGAGCCTACAGGATCATCGTCAACGACATCTTTCTAAACTACGGACACGTGCTCTTCTCATGACTATATATCACGTACTCGCTGTCTCTGTCTCTGGTAGCTGGCCCAATCGACCCAACAGCAACCAAATTAAATGAGCCCATCCTCCAAATACCGCAGCCCATTGTTACACTTATTTCCTATCAAAAAAAAAATCATATACTGAGATGCTTTTCTTACTGAAATCCGATTGCACTGCACACAATACGGGTTCAAAGAAGCTTTCGTACACGTACTGCAAGTCTCCATCTGATAGATTTTGAACTTTCCAGACATCATTTTATATGTCATCCTTATCTAGCATTATATTTAAGGTAATAATAGCTAGCCAGACAGCCAGTTAACAAATCATTATCTAAAAAATTAGCAGTTAACAAATTGTCTAAAAAAGACTTGCATTCAACCACACCTGATCTGACTGATGATCGGAGAGCTTTTTGTACCTAGATTTGAAACAGCATGCAAAATCACACCAAGTGAAACTGTCGTACCAGCCACATATATATATGTGTATGCGATTCGACTTGATGATGAAGTGATAGATTCCTGGCCAGCCGGATCATATACACAGACGACAGCAGGGAGTGCAAGAACAAGTGATCCATCTCTCtctgctagctagctagctttaAACAAACAGCTGGCCGCCGGAAGGAATGCTAGCTTTTGGAGGTGGTTTCATACAAAGCTAACTAAATGCTATAAAATTACTTCATGTAACATGTATCTTACACTGTCAAAGCACGTAACTGTCATAGTATATATTTTCCTGTGGGAATACCTGCCTCCTCAAGCTCATCCATCGTCTACACCAACCTGCTCTGTCATCCTGGGTGGCTTGGGCCCAATCCGATGACAGGAACAAACCTGCAGGGGATCACTGGAACCACCTCCAGACCCTTCTCCCCCTGTACCGGGCCATCACTTCGGTCTGTGTTGGAAATGGCACGACCACATCGTTATGGTTGGACGTCTGGCTCCCCTTTGGCCCGATCGTGGAACACCTGCCTGCTCTCTGCAACCATGTGACAGATGTTGAACCAATTGTTAGCCAGGTTATGCAAACTGGTATGATCAACAACCTGAGAACTCGTCTCAGTCGAACTGCCCAACGGGAGATGGCCATTCTCCAACTTGCTCTGAACAACGTCGATATCACTGATCTGCCAGATCAGCTCCGGAGTCCCCTCATTGACATCACTGGCAAGTTGCACTCCGGAGCCCTTTACACAATGATCCAATCTCTGTCAGCCCCCAACCTAGAGGAGCCTGACTTTGTGTGGAACGGTTGAAGCTCTTTATGTGGCTCCTCAATCAAAGCAAAATCAAGCACAAAGTAAGCTTGGTCGAGAAAGGTGTGATTGCCAACCCCATCTGTGACCTCTGCCTTCAAGCAGACGAAGACTGCTACCACATCTTCCTCTGGTTCCACTATGCAGCTTCCTTCTGGCACAGCGTCGGGGTCCAAATCCCCCCCAGGACCTGCACCTGCTGCCCCACGACACCAGAGCGCTCTCGTCCATCTTTGCTGCTGGGCCATTTGGAAACACCGAAATACCAGCTGCTGAATACCAGAAAAAACAATCTAGTTACAGTTTATAAAATCAGTTCAAGCTTAGCCTCAGAATGATTATTTCACATGCTTTGAAACTTGTATTCTCTGTCGTACTCAACTCGGACGAATCAACATGTAAACTCTTGCTTAAATATACTACACCCGACAAGTTCTTGAACATCCTTCAAAACAATATCTCATGGAGAACAAGCATACCTTGAGGTTGTGGAAGCCATCACCAGCCCGGATGGAGATCTTGCTGGGCGTGTAGCATCACAAGCCAGAGGGAATAGCATCCCTACTGAAGTAGGCACCTGCAGCTGCATCTTCTTCTGGAACTGGATATTCATCAGGTGCGGCTCCGCCCCATCAGACCTGAGACCAAAATCGCAGAACCCAAATCACCAACTCTGGCCTTCTAGCTTCAACTAATTCAACATAGAAACTAAGAAACTTGCTGGGCATGTAGCATCACAAGCCAGAGGGAATCTCTCAGTAATGATGTCGACCACGAGCAGCGAAGCCAAAACGAAGAAGGCCACAACGCGAAATGCCAGCAGCCAGCCAGGGTGGATACCCTCAAGGCATGTCTTCCAGCAATCTTCAAGATAAACAACACCAGGTCTGACACGTGGTAACGCCTCTTCTCTGTCTCCACCGTCATCGCCATTGCTGTCCGGTGAACTGGCCCCCTCGTACTTCTTAATCAAGAAGAATGCCAAGGCCATGCAGGAGTAGACCCAGAGCGCGCACAGCAAGAACCTCCAGTTGAGCCAGTACTCCGGTTGAGTAGTGTCCACGGCCATGGCTGAGGATTGGAATGCTTAATTAACCGTCCCTGCCATCATATATCAGCAACACATTATATAAGTTTGCTGTCCTCGTCGTTCGCATTAAAATCTGATACTATACTTGCGCCAGTCCGTTAAAGAAACAGTGCCAAAGTCCCAGGGATAAACCGAGGCCAGCCCACAACAGAAATGAAAATATGTATCAGATGTATCATTCAAATTAATATAATGGAACTTTCAAGCATACCTTCCATTGGGCGAGACATCTTTATCACCCTTATTGTAGTGTAGAGCTGCCACGGGTTTTCTTCCAGGATCTTGTAACTGTTGCCTCAGCGACATTGAATAGACTGCACAGCCCACAACagaaatgaaaatgaagatcCCATACTTATGCACATTCAAGTTTGAAGTACTCAACTAATCATCCACTAACCAATTTCCCCATCTCACCTCATCCTGGTACTCAATCGCTGCCTTGTCTCCTCGCTAGATAAATTGTTCACGGAAGTAAAAGATTTGTTTGAAACATTGAtacggaacgacaaacatcactataatatgcaaaatacgtgtggaaaacattatcaatatcacacaAATTAATTCTAAAAAGTTAATTTAGAATTTTTAATTACAGAATAATCCTTTTTACAAAATACGTGTCGATAACTGTTCACTAATCAGctaatcctttttagcgatatcgataattctttgttgtacgTTTGCAGGGATGGCATATCGACACGAATTGTCCTCATAACTTAAAAGGTCAATCACGAAGTTCCTTCGAAGAGTCTTTGCATCCTACAgacaaagacataagagaacaaaacaTATTATATTGTAGAACGAGATAGCTAGAATGTAAGTTTGAACATAAAACGAACGTACTACACTCACCCCAACAAATTTCAGTGGTCTGTCATTCCCCCACATGGccatagcttgtagaacgagATAGCTAGTATTAAACCTATAGAATAATATTTGGGCAACTATGTTTTATATACAATGAATATCATAGAAAAAATTTAAACTGCTGAGAAGATGGTACGAAGAAAATACCCTCttaagtcaattggaacaccagtctgaattgtatgttcccacttaaagatatcctccgcccatccagaacgtttcttgctgtaagcaatcttatatttttttgaggtcatgataatcgcttccgcgaacctcttgtatggcatgtgTTTACACCAATCTTGAGTCGGTGTAAAGTCGATAAAAGTCACATGCTTTTTAACATGATCTATTACGAAGAGGGCGTAACATCCATTGAATTTCCATGGCATGAGAACCTGCAAAATATCAGTTATTAGGATCCTACAACAGAAGTGTCCTTTATAAATACATTTGAAATGAATACATACTTACATATCTACAACCCGTGATGTAATAATTCATTGATGGCCAACAATCGAGTGTTTTGGCTAACTCTTCTGTTGtaggatcctgatggtactttggaagtttaccaaaaccaaccattctctggacattatatatacatgtccacatGATGATTAGATGTAGATACTATATATTAATACATTAATGATTGGAAACAAACTTACCCAAAAACGCATGTCCATATAATGCTTTCTATTATTTATGATTTCTTCCTTCGGCCTACGTGACTCTTTATTGGCAAGCAGCCGAACAGCCATGTCAAAACATCTTAGAATCATATCTTGATTTGTCGTTAATATGTTTTGTAGGTCTTTGAcagatatttctatcttaaaaggaTTGAAACTTCGCACCCATGTTCTCCTGTAATGTAGCATGACGAAAGTCTATATCAAGATTCTAAGTAGTTGATATACATAAATTAAATAAATCAATGAGCACTTACTCTAGTGTCGTATCGTCGTTTATTGCCATGATATAATCACATAAAACATCTATTGAATCGGCTTTAGTCACTGGCATATCCTTTGTGGAAAGACCAACCATTAAAAAGTCATTGGTGCAACCCTCGGAAGTGAGAGGTGTGACTTTTACAGGAGCTCTTTTATCCCAATCATCAACAAACCACCTTTGTAAGTCTGCTTGAGTAATAGGGCCTTCCTCATCTTCATACACTACTTCGCTATCATCAAGCACGTGGAGTAGTTTCCTCTTATTAGAATCTGTTGGGTTTTCTAATATCTCAACATCAGATGGGCTTCCAGAGTCAActtctttttcatttttgtataacagacacccccttctcttattcaggtctgaagatagtaatatagcagccatTTTTTTCCTAAAGTGTGACATGTCATCCTACAAATAAGAATCAATTATTTAACATTATATATGTAACACTGACTGTAGATGTCCATATATGTCATAGTAGTAATAATATACCTGGGTAAAACTGTCAGACAGTTCATCCCCTGTCCAGTATTcgatatagttcaaaagaaagagaCCGCATGAAGAGCTACAATATACATTAATATCAACATAAATATTGGTATGAATGAAGAAATTGGTAAAGAAGATTTTAGGGCGTACCTATCTGTCTGCTTTGCATATCCCATGTCAATTTCTCTGAGCGGCCAAGAAGCAACTTGGAGGTCTGGCCACCTGTGGTCTTTTAACTCCATACGTTGAGATATCATATCAATTTGTCTTTGTAGTCCTTTAATCTTTATATATTGTAAAACAAAATTAGAGATTGGGATAAGTTAATATTGAATTCATAATTGTTTAGTTTGTGCATACTCACAGAGTCAGTGAGGTCTTTGCGGTCTTGTGAACTACCAAGTGAATCGAGCActtgtatctccatatttcttgCATGGATAACAGCAAGATACCAGTGCGTCTCTCGGATGTTTATCGGAATAAACACCTACAAAACAGTTATAAATACTTGCATAAGAATAAATTACATATAAACACTAACTGTTCAAATTGCAAACTCATAAGTACCATGTCATGGTCTAGGTAAAGTAACACCCTTCGTTCAGCGCTACATATTTGTGTCATGTCTTTAATTGGATATAGCTCCTCTGTTTTAATTTCAACATCACCATCTCGCTTCAGGAAATTGAACTGGAAAGCATTTTCTATGTGAACGCGACCTCCAGATCGGCACTTTagatgcttttgagcttttatcaAATTTATGTAACAGTCTATAACCTGCAAGTGTGTAAGTTGTGGTTAAAAATACCAGGATGAGAAAAAAAACTTATACATAACAACGTCGCCAAATATAAAGATTAAGCATGGATTACCTCGTCTCCTAAATATGAGTTCGGCTGAAATAAACACTCCATCCACTTCCTTTCAACAAAGGCATCATCAATAAGCACGACTTCTACCCTTGGTTCACAAGGGATTTCCTTAATAAAATCGATGAGGGCAAGATCACCTTGTGTGCAAATATAGTCTAGGAGCAACCAGTCATGAGATAAAACTAAAATTAGTTATTACAAAAAATACAAATTGACCCATACAGAACTATGAAACTTATAATACCTTCTCGAACTATTGCGGTTGCCACCGATTTTTTTGGCTTGTTATGAGACAAGCCTACAAATAGAGATTCCATTCTCGCGAGACAAAAACCTACATTCATAACAAATTGTTAGATGCATAAAAATTAATATTGCTAATTTCACAAATGATCCAAAACTCAACAATACTTTAAGATATTATGCATGCAGTAAGAAGTTTGATGACTATCAAAAAATGTGCGGCTATAATAAAAACAATTGTAGCATGCTAACATGACTTGATAATACACCAGACCAATCAAACAGAAGACAAACATCATCCTATTAGTTTGTTAGCTGAACATGCAACTCTTACCATGGGTCTAATTTGTTAGGACCTCTTTGTAGACGATGTTCTTGGTATATGTCCCACAATCTACGGTGGGGAGTTTTTTTACACCCTTCCTTGACTTTTTCCTCCCATCGACAGCTGGGATGACAAGAATCTTTATGTTCGATCGGGCTGTCGCTCTAGATAGAGCAACATATAGTtggccatgagagaacactggttcaggcaagtatacaccaacattgggaatagtctgaccctgtgctttgttaaccgtcattgcaaagctaagccgtacaggaaactgctttcttttgaactggaaagggaacatctcttCATCGGAGGGACACAGCGGTATACGCGGTAGGAAAATCCGTTTTCCAACGTGTTGACCCAGTACAATCTCTGCGTCAATGCTATTTCTTTGGAAGCCACGAACGACCAGCCTGgtgccattgcaaagtccattTGCAGGGTCTATATTCCGGAGCAATATAACAGGACATCCAACCTTGAGCTTCAAAACATGTGGTGGTAGCCCATTAGGCGTCAATGTGTTTAGGAACTCGGGTGGGTAGTAGTTATGGGGATCATCCATGGCGCTATCGAAACTATGGTACACCATATGCTCCCCTTGAAAACGATCAATCATCTTAACATTTATCATATCAACCCAGTCGTTCCGTGTTGACAGTATCGCCCTTGAAGTGATGTACGTGGAATCAGACATATTTTCGTTGAGATTTGGGAAAGCGAAGTCTATTAGGTTGTCAAGATCGTTGTCACTCCCAGTGTAAGGCACACACACATCATCAGGAAGACGGATGTCGCCGTCAATATTTGTTTCCTCAGTTCCACCGCCTACGCGCAGCAAAAACTCCGCAAACCAAGGGTCGTTTTTTGCTCTCATGTTGCTAACAAGCTTTAAGTGGGACATGGACTCCCATAGGTAAGACATCCGTAGCGAAGACGCGACCACTTGAGCCCTTGACCCTTTACGAACAACAGGCAATACCTGTCTGAAATCTCCACCGAAGACAATGGTTTTACCACCAAATGGCAGTGTGGGTCGACCCATTATATCGCGCATGCTATTGTCCAGTGCCTCCACGGCTTGTCTCTTAGTCATAGAAGCCTCATCCCAGATAATGAGAGACGCTTTCCGTAGCAACTCTGCTGTTCCACTCTGCTTCGTGAAGCTACATACAGCGCCATCGTCAATAGTGagtggtatcttgaagcgtgaatgggcGGTTCTTCCTCCAGGCATTATGGAAGCTGCAACGCCAGATGTAGCTGTTGCCACTGCAATCTTGCCCTGGTTGCGTAGCGTCGCGAGGAGCACTCTGTATAGATAAGTCTTCCCGGTGCCACcaggtccatccacaaagaaTAATCCGCCCTGATCGGTGTCAACGACAGACATAATCTTATCATAGGCGGCCCTCTGTTCCTCGTTAAGAGAGTCTTTAAGAGCCACATCTCCCACTGTCGGTTGGATAATTTCCTCCTCGTAAACCTCCCTAGCAGTACCAATAGCATCGTCATACGCGTCGATGATAGGAGGTAGAGGTAATGTCTTTATGTCCTTTCCCATTGACTGCAGCATGTTCCTAATGTCAATCAATACCATCTGCTCAACATGAGTTTTGTTCTGACTCCTGTGTTGATAGTCCTCGGACATAGAATCTTTGTGTTTCTGCCAAAGTACAGCCACATCGCTTGGCTCACAGTACACCAGTATTGTGGCAAAAAGTCGTCGCAGCGCCGATGGCATCTGGAAAAGAGCACGCTCAGTGAGACACTCATCCAGTGTGTTGTCCGACTCAAGTAGTCCCCTTCTCTCTGCTGCCTCACGAAAAGTCGGTAGGGTGACACCATCAACTGTCCTTAGATCCACATATGAGGCGGCGCCAGTCACGTGGTTTAGGAGAACACGAAGATAATAGCGCTCACCCTCGGCCGGATGAGCAGAGACTATCCTACCGACTTGTCCACCTGTATCTCGTTTCCTTCGTTGCCATACTTTGCCCTTACCACTCTGccaagtgtaccactcagggAAGTCACGATATAGGATGCCACGAGCCTCCTCATGTAGCCTATTCGCCTCAAAATATGCTGTGAGCATCGACCTATCAGCACCTGGACGGTTGACGACTCGCTTGACCATTTGCCGCTCGTGAAACGccaccatgtgcatgtttggaagatggagTTGCAGCTGCATAACAGGTGGAGATATCTGACTAAGCTCAAAGCCGTATATCCTCCACAAGGCTTCCGGAGGAGTCACCCACCTTGCATCTCtatactgcttgatctcatcaacatcatcatctgctttgctcgcatctctcataacaacagacgcacgatcatggcctttgtatatgtacttgaacaggtatttaacagccttgatgctcccacatgcctcgacattgatgtgacagttgaagagacgaaggaggtatgggttataagggacaacccatctattgtccaGTTCGCACCCTCGGACCTTTTCTTTACGATCATCGTCACGACGTCTGTAAATAGGGTACGAATCCTTCCCTTGCAAGGTTGTGTCACTGAAAGGCCGAGGGTAATGATTCTTGCACGAGTtacgacccttagtgcatgggcagttagggtttagcgacccacacgggccatgcatcatatgcttgataaccatctttcgtagttcagggtacttgttgcTTGGGATCTCGGCTGAGATCAAAAGGTCGTACTGCTCAGGACATGTGAGCTTGTACTTCCTCTGCATTATGAGTAGAAAATGGGCATGCGGCAAACCCCGCTTCTGAAACTCCACGACATAGACGTAGGCTCGGACCTTACCAAGAATATCCTGTTTAGTCAGCCTATGCTTTAACTCTTGTAGCTTCGCATGAaagacacgcactacaagatccggacgatcttgcggtgtctgcccagggagaagctccctccttatctcatcccagttagggttacatgtcatggtaagaaatatgtctggtttaccaaacttccgcaccagagccatagcatccatataccgacgtctcatgtcacgaggaccacCAATAAACGACGTCGTCAGCACAGTTCGCTTGCCAACCTTCTCTGCTCTAATATCTCCATCTACCATGTTATCCACCAAGCCCTGGTACAGGTCTGCCCTTAACCGATCCTGATTCCTGCGTATGTAATCTAAACGAGAGCTCTCAATCTTTATGTACGTGTCGACCGCGAACTGCTGGAAAAGCCGCTTtccatgaagtattggattgaatacCCCGGGGCGAATCTGGAATTTGTAGCAGTAGTAGTCACGTACAGACACACATAAATGGCTAGGAGATTCTGCATACGCAAGGTTTATAAAGTGAGTGATGCTGAAAAGATAGTTAATAATGCTGAAATAAATCAAATTATAAAAAAACAACTAACCcgcatcttcatcatttgcattacttgccctatgtgtcgcacggtatgcatcaacttcgtccatggatactccaacctttgggatatttgcatgccatccaagttcacctCTAGGGAAGAACAATGGATATGATAGTGCATCGTAGCATCCATGGTATGAGCGGATGCAGTGGCTTGAACTGTCCTTCCCATGGAGCATAACACTCTTGCTAAACTGGCCTCGCCCTTCGCTCCCTTCGATCCAGACAGCGGCCACCTCGGAAGTGAGAGGTGTGTTATATGTCTTCTGGTTCAACGTCTGGTCTAGGTTCAACGCGATACGATAGTCATCAAGGTTATCAACGTGGCCCATGGTCCTAAGGTGCTCGGAGTACGGGTTTCCACGTAGTATGTCGACTATCTGTCGAATAACCTCTTTGTCTTTCTGTTGATGCTCTTCGCGACACTTACGGAACCGATGCTCGAGAGtgggatcatcatcataaaagtaaagcTCAAGGTGTTTATGCTCTGCCCCACCCTCCCTACCAAATGACTTGATATTGTGGTACATCATGCCCTGTGCTCGGAACGTGTATATACCAGAATCCCTTACATTAGTTGTCATACTATCGAGGCAACAATATAGGGAAGTGAAAGAAAAATGGCCATTAAAAAACCTAATGTTGTCACGAAAGTGCCTAGCATCAGAGTCTGCACTATCCCACAACCTCTTGAGTTGGGTAGGGGTCTCCAGTGGGGCTAGCTCAACCTTCCCACCACGACAACAAAAACCAGGTGACTCATACTCAAACTTCTTCGCGGTGCAATAACTGCAGTTGGGAACAGTCTTTAGCATATGTGTTTCTTCAGGGATGTTGCTATACACCTTGTCGTACGGGTCAGGAACATCAGTGGCAGTCGATTC
This genomic window contains:
- the LOC103651622 gene encoding GDSL esterase/lipase EXL3 → MPPVGCVPSQRTLGGGLATRACEPKRNEAALLYNARAQEMIAAFNNNNSDVLVVFLDIYRILDDLMERGEEYGFSETTRGCCGTGTIEVTGLCDSRFVSVCDDVSQHVFFDSYHPTERAYRIIVNDIFLNYGHVLFS